The window AAACGATAGTCTTTCGGGCCTTTCTGTTTTAAGGCCAATAGCGTTTTCGATGTACACCGCATAACTAAAAATAGCAGCAGTTACATGGGTTAAAATGGTTTGGATAGAAATGCAATCGGTGTTGGTACTTTTCGGTTCGATGGTTTTTAGCAATTGCTCATTAGTGACAGGACTTATCACCATAATCAGTTCATCTATTGCTTTTTTATATTCAGCTAAGAGGGCAGCTTTTGCACCGGTAAGTTTTTGGTCAGGCATCGTTATCACAAATATAATTGTTTGCAACTACTTTCAACTCGTACAGGAAATGTAATGTGCTGGTCTGGATTTGCAATCCAGATCTGGGGTATTGTGGATTTTTAATCCACCTAAATAAATTAAGAAATGCTTATTAAGCAGTCGGGATTACAAATCCCGACTAACAGTTAAACTAAAAATTAAAACTGCTTAGGCTTTTTGTTTTGGCTGGCCAGCTCAACCAGTTCGGCAATTCTTTTTTGCCTGGTTTCGGACCGTTTGGCAAAAGTAATCCATTGTAGCATGGCTTTGCGTACCGATTT is drawn from Pedobacter sp. HDW13 and contains these coding sequences:
- a CDS encoding DinB family protein yields the protein MPDQKLTGAKAALLAEYKKAIDELIMVISPVTNEQLLKTIEPKSTNTDCISIQTILTHVTAAIFSYAVYIENAIGLKTERPERLSFNTISPYIPRLNEAFAYNEALFTEQPAITLEEFNSDKKIHTRWGQEYDVEQILEHAIVHILRHRRQIENVLVKFKSELN